One stretch of Tistrella mobilis DNA includes these proteins:
- the pcaH gene encoding protocatechuate 3,4-dioxygenase subunit beta codes for MTGEISPRDWSAQPPYLAPDYKSTLLRAPSKPLIPIPHGIMEATAPVFGQDAVGPLDHDLTRNGRVNGEPLGERIVVTGRVLDDAGRPVPGTLVEIWQANAAGRYVHVADAHDAPLDPNFTGAGRVVTDQDGRYSFITVKPGAYPWRNHPNAWRPNHIHLSLFGRSFASRLVTQMYFPGDPLLALDPIFQATADAGARDRLVARFDIGVTQAEFALGYVFDIVLRGAMATPMED; via the coding sequence CGCCCTATCTGGCGCCCGACTATAAATCGACCCTGCTGCGGGCGCCGTCGAAACCCCTGATCCCGATCCCGCACGGCATCATGGAGGCGACGGCCCCGGTCTTCGGCCAGGATGCGGTCGGGCCGCTCGACCACGACCTGACCCGCAATGGCCGGGTGAATGGCGAGCCGCTGGGCGAGCGGATCGTGGTGACCGGCCGCGTGCTGGACGATGCCGGCCGGCCGGTGCCGGGCACGCTGGTCGAGATCTGGCAGGCCAATGCCGCCGGGCGCTATGTCCATGTCGCGGATGCCCATGATGCGCCGCTCGACCCCAATTTCACCGGGGCGGGGCGGGTGGTGACCGATCAGGACGGCCGCTACAGCTTCATCACCGTCAAACCCGGCGCCTATCCCTGGCGCAACCATCCGAATGCCTGGCGGCCCAACCACATCCACCTGTCGCTGTTCGGGCGGAGCTTCGCCAGCCGGCTGGTGACCCAGATGTATTTCCCGGGCGACCCGCTGCTGGCGCTGGATCCGATCTTCCAGGCGACCGCCGATGCCGGGGCGCGGGACCGGCTGGTGGCGCGGTTCGATATCGGCGTCACGCAGGCGGAATTCGCCCTGGGCTATGTGTTCGACATCGTGCTGCGCGGCGCGATGGCCACGCCGATGGAGGATTGA